In a single window of the Bacillus clarus genome:
- the noc gene encoding nucleoid occlusion protein, with the protein MKNTFSRLFGFGDKESEFELQDESHEEIDKKVYEEIQEIPIGNITPNRYQPRTVFDDARIDELALTIRTHGLIQPIVVRQYEDDKYEIIAGERRFRAATKLGWEKVPAIIKNLNDTETASVALIENLQREELTAIEEAVAYQKLIELHNLTQEALAQRLGKGQSTIANKLRLLKLPEEVKKALLEKSITERHARALIPLKNEELQLKVLQEIVDKQLNVKQTEERIAKLLEEVKPKKKVKQKAVSRDTRIAMNTIRQSLQMVADSGLNVNSEEEEFDEYYQITIKIPKKK; encoded by the coding sequence ATGAAAAATACGTTTTCTCGTTTATTTGGCTTTGGAGATAAAGAGAGCGAATTCGAATTACAAGACGAAAGCCATGAAGAAATAGATAAAAAGGTATATGAAGAAATACAAGAAATTCCAATAGGAAATATTACACCTAACCGTTATCAACCACGGACAGTTTTTGACGATGCACGTATTGATGAACTAGCTTTGACGATCCGTACGCATGGGCTTATTCAGCCGATTGTTGTGAGACAATATGAGGATGATAAGTATGAAATTATTGCCGGGGAAAGACGTTTTCGTGCCGCAACGAAATTAGGCTGGGAAAAAGTTCCTGCAATCATAAAGAATTTAAATGATACTGAAACAGCTTCTGTCGCTTTAATTGAGAATTTGCAGCGTGAAGAATTAACGGCAATTGAAGAAGCTGTTGCATATCAAAAGCTGATTGAGTTACATAATTTAACACAAGAGGCATTAGCACAACGACTTGGAAAAGGGCAATCGACAATCGCAAATAAGTTGCGATTATTAAAGTTGCCTGAAGAAGTGAAAAAGGCATTATTAGAAAAGAGTATTACAGAGCGTCATGCACGTGCTCTTATTCCTTTGAAAAATGAGGAGCTTCAGCTAAAGGTTTTACAAGAAATTGTGGACAAACAATTGAATGTGAAGCAAACGGAAGAACGTATTGCAAAGCTCCTAGAGGAAGTAAAGCCGAAGAAGAAAGTAAAACAAAAAGCAGTAAGCCGTGATACGAGAATTGCAATGAATACAATTAGGCAATCATTACAAATGGTTGCGGATAGTGGTTTGAATGTTAATTCTGAGGAAGAGGAATTTGATGAATACTATCAAATTACGATTAAAATTCCTAAGAAAAAGTAA